A genomic region of Paramormyrops kingsleyae isolate MSU_618 chromosome 19, PKINGS_0.4, whole genome shotgun sequence contains the following coding sequences:
- the LOC111841251 gene encoding prospero homeobox protein 1-like isoform X2: MPDHDSVALLSRQAKRRRVDIGVKRTVGTASADFTRAKAAVFSAMNPHSSEQDVECSVVQHADGEKSNVLRKLLKRANSYEDAMMPFPGATIISQLLKNNMMKNGGSESSFQGGGLSGTGSEIHQEDACSNSSQECLSPFGRPAASQLDVERLSDEHLRAKRARVENIIRGMSHSPSVAVRTGEHEREGPPQQPGSPRESYRENKRKQKLPQQQQSFRQLVSARKEQKHEERRQLKLQLEDMQKQLRQLQEKFYQIYDSTDSENDEDGNLSEDSLRSDSAERHGQDMTADRSDNEISDLDPGHFLDRARALLQEQALLGEGDKQKRDGTRAKGQGPPSMHAEGKQLAETLKQELNTAMSQVVDTVVKVFSKPTRPVPQVFPPLQLPQDRFAVNGENPNFHTANQRLQCFSDVIIPNPLDSFASLQVSSSNDQTEALPLVVRKNSSDHQSSSVGPHGTHHHPSLHPSPLSAASMGFTSPSFRHPFPLPLMGYPFQSPLGTPSTGYPGKDRSSPESLDLSRETTSLRTKMTSGHLHHHRSLSPSHPASTTEGLSLSLIKSECGDLQDMSDISPYSGSTIQEGLSPNHLKKAKLMFFYTRYPSSNMLKMFFSDVKFNRCITSQLIKWFSNFREFYYIQMEKFARQAIGDGVTSVEEMTVSRDCELFRALNMHYNKANDFEV; this comes from the exons ATGCCTGACCATGACAGCGTAGCCCTCTTAAGCAGACAAGCCAAGAGACGAAGAGTTGACATTGGCGTGAAAAGGACTGTAGGGACAGCGTCTGCGGATTTCACTCGAGCGAAAGCAGCCGTGTTCAGTGCCATGAATCCCCACAGCTCCGAGCAGGACGTCGAGTGTTCGGTGGTGCAGCACGCGGACGGAGAGAAGTCCAACGTGCTCCGCAAGCTGCTGAAGAGGGCAAACTCATACGAGGATGCCATGATGCCCTTCCCCGGTGCCACCATCATCTCCCAGCTCCTGAAGAACAACATGATGAAGAACGGCGGCAGCGAGTCCAGCTTCCAAGGAGGCGGGCTTTCCGGCACGGGCTCGGAGATCCACCAGGAGGACGCCTGCAGTAACTCTTCCCAGGAGTGCCTCTCGCCCTTCGGCCGGCCAGCCGCCAGCCAGCTGGACGTGGAGCGGCTCAGCGACGAGCACCTGAGGGCCAAGCGCGCCCGAGTGGAGAACATCATCCGCGGCATGAGCCACTCGCCCAGCGTGGCTGTGCGCACCGGTGAGCATGAGCGGGAGGGGCCGCCGCAGCAGCCCGGAAGTCCGCGCGAGAGCTACCGCGAGAACAAGCGCAAGCAGAAGCTgccccagcagcagcagagcttcCGGCAGCTGGTGTCGGCGCGCAAGGAGCAGAAGCACGAGGAGCGCCGCCAGCTGAAGCTGCAGCTGGAGGACATGCAGAAGCAGCTGCGGCAGCTGCAGGAGAAGTTCTACCAGATCTACGACAGCACCGACTCGGAGAACGACGAGGATGGGAACCTCTCGGAGGACAGCCTGCGCTCCGACAGCGCCGAGCGCCATGGGCAGGACATGACGGCTGACCGCTCCGACAACGAGATTTCTGACCTGGACCCCGGGCACTTTCTAGACCGCGCCCGGGCCCTACTGCAGGAGCAGGCCTTGTTAGGCGAGGGCGACAAGCAGAAGCGCGACGGGACGCGGGCGAAGGGCCAGGGGCCGCCCTCCATGCACGCCGAAGGGAAACAGCTGGCCGAAACCCTCAAACAGGAGCTAAACACGGCCATGTCCCAGGTGGTGGACACTGTCGTGAAGGTCTTCTCCAAGCCCACACGCCCAGTTCCTCAGGTCTTTCCACCCCTCCAGTTGCCTCAGGACCGCTTCGCGGTGAATGGAGAGAACCCCAACTTCCatacagccaatcagaggcttCAGTGcttcagtgatgtcatcattccCAACCCCCTGGACTCCTTCGCCAGCCTCCAGGTCTCCAGCTCCAACGACCAGACGGAAGCCTTGCCTCTGGTGGTCCGGAAAAACTCCTCAGACCACCAGTCCTCCTCAGTGGGCCCTCATGGCACCCACCACCACCCATCCCTGCATCCATCCCCGCTGAGTGCTGCTAGCATGGGCTTCACCTCTCCATCTTTCCGGCACCCCTTTCCACTTCCTCTCATGGGTTACCCTTTCCAGAGCCCTTTAGGCACTCCGTCGACTGGCTACCCCGGCAAGGACAGGTCCTCTCCGGAGTCCCTGGACCTGTCCAGGGAAACCACCAGCCTGCGGACCAAGATGACTTCCGGTCACCTGCACCACCATCGTTCCCTCTCGCCGTCGCATCCAGCCAGTACCACTGAGGGTCTGTCCTTGTCGCTCATTAAATCTGAGTGCGGGGACCTTCAGGACATGTCTGACATCTCTCCATATTCAGGAAGTACAAT TCAGGAAGGGCTCTCACCTAATCACTTGAAGAAGGCCAAGCTGATGTTCTTTTACACCAGATACCCCAGCTCCAACATGCTGAAGATGTTCTTCTCTGACGTGAAG TTCAACAGGTGCATCACCTCCCAGCTCATCAAGTGGTTCAGCAACTTCCGCGAGTTCTACTACATCCAGATGGAGAAATTTGCCCGGCAGGCCATTGGTGATGGCGTGACCAGTGTGGAGGAGATGACCGTGAGCCGTGACTGCGAGCTCTTCCGCGCCCTCAACATGCACTACAACAAGGCCAACGATTTTGAGGTATGA
- the LOC111841251 gene encoding prospero homeobox protein 1-like isoform X1, which produces MPDHDSVALLSRQAKRRRVDIGVKRTVGTASADFTRAKAAVFSAMNPHSSEQDVECSVVQHADGEKSNVLRKLLKRANSYEDAMMPFPGATIISQLLKNNMMKNGGSESSFQGGGLSGTGSEIHQEDACSNSSQECLSPFGRPAASQLDVERLSDEHLRAKRARVENIIRGMSHSPSVAVRTGEHEREGPPQQPGSPRESYRENKRKQKLPQQQQSFRQLVSARKEQKHEERRQLKLQLEDMQKQLRQLQEKFYQIYDSTDSENDEDGNLSEDSLRSDSAERHGQDMTADRSDNEISDLDPGHFLDRARALLQEQALLGEGDKQKRDGTRAKGQGPPSMHAEGKQLAETLKQELNTAMSQVVDTVVKVFSKPTRPVPQVFPPLQLPQDRFAVNGENPNFHTANQRLQCFSDVIIPNPLDSFASLQVSSSNDQTEALPLVVRKNSSDHQSSSVGPHGTHHHPSLHPSPLSAASMGFTSPSFRHPFPLPLMGYPFQSPLGTPSTGYPGKDRSSPESLDLSRETTSLRTKMTSGHLHHHRSLSPSHPASTTEGLSLSLIKSECGDLQDMSDISPYSGSTIQEGLSPNHLKKAKLMFFYTRYPSSNMLKMFFSDVKFNRCITSQLIKWFSNFREFYYIQMEKFARQAIGDGVTSVEEMTVSRDCELFRALNMHYNKANDFEVPERFLEVAQITLREFFNAIIAGKDVDPSWKKAIYKVICKLDSEVPEIFKSPNCLQELLHE; this is translated from the exons ATGCCTGACCATGACAGCGTAGCCCTCTTAAGCAGACAAGCCAAGAGACGAAGAGTTGACATTGGCGTGAAAAGGACTGTAGGGACAGCGTCTGCGGATTTCACTCGAGCGAAAGCAGCCGTGTTCAGTGCCATGAATCCCCACAGCTCCGAGCAGGACGTCGAGTGTTCGGTGGTGCAGCACGCGGACGGAGAGAAGTCCAACGTGCTCCGCAAGCTGCTGAAGAGGGCAAACTCATACGAGGATGCCATGATGCCCTTCCCCGGTGCCACCATCATCTCCCAGCTCCTGAAGAACAACATGATGAAGAACGGCGGCAGCGAGTCCAGCTTCCAAGGAGGCGGGCTTTCCGGCACGGGCTCGGAGATCCACCAGGAGGACGCCTGCAGTAACTCTTCCCAGGAGTGCCTCTCGCCCTTCGGCCGGCCAGCCGCCAGCCAGCTGGACGTGGAGCGGCTCAGCGACGAGCACCTGAGGGCCAAGCGCGCCCGAGTGGAGAACATCATCCGCGGCATGAGCCACTCGCCCAGCGTGGCTGTGCGCACCGGTGAGCATGAGCGGGAGGGGCCGCCGCAGCAGCCCGGAAGTCCGCGCGAGAGCTACCGCGAGAACAAGCGCAAGCAGAAGCTgccccagcagcagcagagcttcCGGCAGCTGGTGTCGGCGCGCAAGGAGCAGAAGCACGAGGAGCGCCGCCAGCTGAAGCTGCAGCTGGAGGACATGCAGAAGCAGCTGCGGCAGCTGCAGGAGAAGTTCTACCAGATCTACGACAGCACCGACTCGGAGAACGACGAGGATGGGAACCTCTCGGAGGACAGCCTGCGCTCCGACAGCGCCGAGCGCCATGGGCAGGACATGACGGCTGACCGCTCCGACAACGAGATTTCTGACCTGGACCCCGGGCACTTTCTAGACCGCGCCCGGGCCCTACTGCAGGAGCAGGCCTTGTTAGGCGAGGGCGACAAGCAGAAGCGCGACGGGACGCGGGCGAAGGGCCAGGGGCCGCCCTCCATGCACGCCGAAGGGAAACAGCTGGCCGAAACCCTCAAACAGGAGCTAAACACGGCCATGTCCCAGGTGGTGGACACTGTCGTGAAGGTCTTCTCCAAGCCCACACGCCCAGTTCCTCAGGTCTTTCCACCCCTCCAGTTGCCTCAGGACCGCTTCGCGGTGAATGGAGAGAACCCCAACTTCCatacagccaatcagaggcttCAGTGcttcagtgatgtcatcattccCAACCCCCTGGACTCCTTCGCCAGCCTCCAGGTCTCCAGCTCCAACGACCAGACGGAAGCCTTGCCTCTGGTGGTCCGGAAAAACTCCTCAGACCACCAGTCCTCCTCAGTGGGCCCTCATGGCACCCACCACCACCCATCCCTGCATCCATCCCCGCTGAGTGCTGCTAGCATGGGCTTCACCTCTCCATCTTTCCGGCACCCCTTTCCACTTCCTCTCATGGGTTACCCTTTCCAGAGCCCTTTAGGCACTCCGTCGACTGGCTACCCCGGCAAGGACAGGTCCTCTCCGGAGTCCCTGGACCTGTCCAGGGAAACCACCAGCCTGCGGACCAAGATGACTTCCGGTCACCTGCACCACCATCGTTCCCTCTCGCCGTCGCATCCAGCCAGTACCACTGAGGGTCTGTCCTTGTCGCTCATTAAATCTGAGTGCGGGGACCTTCAGGACATGTCTGACATCTCTCCATATTCAGGAAGTACAAT TCAGGAAGGGCTCTCACCTAATCACTTGAAGAAGGCCAAGCTGATGTTCTTTTACACCAGATACCCCAGCTCCAACATGCTGAAGATGTTCTTCTCTGACGTGAAG TTCAACAGGTGCATCACCTCCCAGCTCATCAAGTGGTTCAGCAACTTCCGCGAGTTCTACTACATCCAGATGGAGAAATTTGCCCGGCAGGCCATTGGTGATGGCGTGACCAGTGTGGAGGAGATGACCGTGAGCCGTGACTGCGAGCTCTTCCGCGCCCTCAACATGCACTACAACAAGGCCAACGATTTTGAG